The following are from one region of the Colias croceus chromosome 4, ilColCroc2.1 genome:
- the LOC123690839 gene encoding cytoplasmic tRNA 2-thiolation protein 1 yields the protein MPVPCKTGCGKNAMLKRPKTGDALCKECFFWAFETEIHFTITKGELFKRGDSVAIAASGGKDSTVLAHVLKTLNKRYDYGLDLMLLSIDEGITGYRDDSLETVKRNRDDYEMNLKILSYKDLYGWTMDEIVAQIGRKNNCTFCGVFRRQALDRGAAMLNVKCIATGHNADDIAETVLMNVLRGDIARLKRCTAISTGSEGTIPRVKPLKYTYEKEIVMYAHYKKLVYFSTECIFAPNAYRGHARALLKDLEKIRPSCIMDIIYSGETMLVKEEVSLPSQRVCSRCNFVSSQEVCKACVLLEGLNKGLPKLGIGKSSKAKKMLEDYNARQKLAADIEEMNEDFKKNNCVSKGKVCKSGCNRNSDVKSTHSDACSSNCGCASKDLVLPENPKINKLLQEYGLPDSKDVNNVTSNGKDLSDSENDENILLEENTCAGACGNGLSIAF from the exons ATGCCTGTTCCATGCAAAACAGGCTGTGGCAAAAATGCCATGCTAAAG CGGCCAAAAACCGGAGATGCATTGTGCAAAGAGTGTTTCTTTTGGGCGTTCGAGACAGAAATCCATTTCACGATCACAAAAGGGGAATTATTCAAACGCGGAGATTCCGTCGCTATAGCCGCTTCAGGTGGTAAAGATTCCACAGTTCTTGCTCATGTGCTCAAAACGTTAAATAAACGTTATGACTATGGCCTCGATCTCATGCTATTATCCATCGATGAAGGAATAACAGGATATCGAGATGATAGCCTCGAAACTGTTAAGCGCAATAGAGACGACTATGAGATGAATTTAAAGATACTTTCGTACAAAGATCTGTATGGTTGGACGATGGATGAAATCGTAGCTCAGATAGGACGTAAGAATAATTGTACTTTCTGTGGTGTGTTTCGAAGACAGGCGTTGGATAGAGGGGCTGCTATGCtgaatgtaaaatgtataGCGACAGGTCATAATGCTGATGATATTGCTGAAACTGTGCTTATGAATGTGTTACGAGGGGATATAGCAAGGTTGAAAAGGTGCACAGCTATTTCTACG ggTAGTGAAGGTACAATACCTAGAGTGAAACCTTTGAAATATACATATGAGAAAGAAATAGTAATGTATGCTCATTACAAGAAGTTGGTATATTTTTCTACCGAGTGTATTTTTGCACCAAATGCATACAGAGGCCATGCAAGAGCTTTGCTAAAGGATTTGGAAAAGATCAGACCATCTTGTATCATGGACATCATATATTCAG GTGAAACAATGTTAGTAAAGGAGGAGGTCTCCCTTCCATCACAGAGAGTGTGTTCCAGGTGTAATTTTGTGTCCTCCCAAGAAGTTTGCAAGGCTTGCGTTCTACTAGAGGGTCTTAACAAAGGTctgcccaaactcggcattgGAAAAAGTTCAAAAGCAAAGAAGATGCTAGAAGATTATAACGCAAGACAGAAATTGGCGGCGGATATTGAAGAAATGAATGAGGACTTTAAGAAAAACAACTGTGTGTCTAAGGGTAAAGTGTGTAAAAGTGGGTGTAATAGAAATAGTGACGTAAAATCGACACATAGCGATGCATGTAGTAGTAACTGTGGTTGTGCTTCAAAGGACTTAGTGTTACCAGAAAATCCAAAAATTAATAAGCTATTACAAGAGTATGGTTTGCCAGATTCAAAAGACGTAAATAATGTAACGTCAAATGGAAAAGATTTAAGCGATTCGgaaaatgatgaaaatattttattagaagaAAATACATGTGCAGGTGCTTGTGGTAATGGTTTAAGTATAGCATTTTGA